A DNA window from Methylocystis heyeri contains the following coding sequences:
- a CDS encoding HAD-IA family hydrolase, giving the protein MSNLSPIIIFDLDGTLADTAPDLISTLNVLLAREGLPPHANEVARVMVGAGARALIESGFAAGGAPLPKERVQPLVDDFLAHYEEHIDDETRLFPGARAALGRFKEAGFNLAVCTNKTERLAKLLLDRLDVAPLFQAICGRETFATSKPDGRTLLSTIALAGGDPARAVMVGDSKTDIDTARNAGAPVVAVDFGYSLPSVRELGPDRVISHYDELWDAARALLG; this is encoded by the coding sequence ATGTCCAACCTTTCCCCCATTATCATCTTCGATCTCGACGGCACGCTCGCCGACACGGCGCCGGACCTCATCTCGACGCTGAATGTTCTGCTGGCGCGCGAAGGGCTGCCGCCGCACGCAAACGAGGTCGCGCGGGTGATGGTCGGGGCAGGGGCGAGGGCGCTCATCGAGAGCGGCTTCGCCGCCGGCGGGGCGCCGCTGCCGAAAGAGCGCGTTCAGCCGCTGGTCGACGATTTCCTCGCCCATTACGAAGAACACATCGACGACGAGACCCGGCTCTTTCCCGGCGCGCGCGCGGCGCTGGGCCGGTTCAAGGAGGCGGGCTTCAACCTCGCCGTCTGCACCAACAAGACCGAGCGGCTGGCGAAACTTCTGCTGGACCGCCTCGACGTCGCGCCGCTGTTTCAGGCCATCTGCGGCCGCGAGACCTTTGCGACTTCCAAGCCCGATGGTCGCACCCTGCTCTCAACCATAGCGCTGGCCGGCGGCGATCCCGCCCGGGCCGTGATGGTGGGCGATTCCAAGACCGACATCGACACTGCCCGCAACGCCGGCGCGCCGGTGGTGGCGGTGGATTTCGGCTACAGCCTGCCCTCGGTGCGCGAGCTGGGCCCCGATCGCGTGATCTCTCATTACGACGAGCTTTGGGACGCAGCGAGGGCGCTGCTGGGCTGA
- the aspS gene encoding aspartate--tRNA ligase — MHRYRSHTCGDLREAHAGHTTRLSGWCHRIRDHGGVLFIDLRDHYGVTQCVVDPDSPAFAQAEKLRSEWVVRLDGEARLRPAGTENRDMPTGLIEVYVKDIEVLGPAAELPLPVFGDQLYPEETRLKYRFLDLRRDKLHSNIMLRSAIIDSLRSRMKAGGFFEFQTPILTASSPEGARDFLVPSRLHPGKFYALPQAPQQFKQLLMVAGFDRYFQIAPCFRDEDARADRSPGEFYQLDVEMSFVTQEDVFSAIEPVLRGLFEEFSGGKPVTQSFPRIPYKEAMLKYGSDKPDLRNPLVIVDVSEEFAREDVSFKAFKGKTVRAIPAPGAAGQPRSFFDKLNDWARGEGAPGLGYVIFEEENGALSGKGPIAKFIPAEAQAAIAAKAGVKAGDAVFFSAGEEGAAVKLAGAARQRIGSELGLSKTDVFEFCWIVDFPMYEWNEEEKKIDFSHNPFSMPQGGLDALDMEDPLNIYAWQYDIVCNGIELSSGAIRNHRPDIMRRAFEIAGYDEDVLIEKFGGMYRAFQYGAPPHGGIAPGVDRIVMLLAGEENLREVTLFPLNQRAEDPLMGAPSPATNKQLRELHIRVNLPEKTAQ; from the coding sequence ATGCATCGTTACCGCTCGCACACATGTGGAGACCTCCGCGAAGCCCACGCCGGCCATACGACCCGTCTTTCCGGCTGGTGCCACCGCATCCGCGACCACGGCGGCGTTCTGTTCATCGACCTGCGCGACCACTATGGCGTGACCCAATGCGTGGTCGATCCCGATTCGCCGGCCTTCGCCCAGGCGGAAAAGCTCCGTTCGGAATGGGTTGTCCGGCTCGACGGCGAGGCTCGCCTGCGCCCGGCCGGCACCGAAAACCGCGACATGCCCACGGGCCTGATCGAGGTTTATGTGAAGGACATCGAGGTTCTCGGCCCGGCCGCCGAGCTGCCGCTGCCGGTGTTCGGCGATCAGCTCTATCCGGAGGAAACCCGACTCAAATACCGCTTCCTGGACCTGCGCCGCGACAAGCTGCACAGCAACATCATGCTGCGCTCGGCGATCATCGACAGCCTGCGCAGCCGCATGAAAGCGGGCGGCTTCTTCGAGTTCCAGACCCCGATCCTGACCGCCTCCTCGCCCGAGGGCGCGCGGGACTTTCTGGTTCCTTCGCGCCTGCACCCCGGCAAGTTCTATGCGCTGCCGCAGGCGCCGCAGCAGTTCAAGCAGCTGCTGATGGTCGCTGGGTTCGACCGCTATTTCCAGATCGCGCCCTGTTTCCGCGACGAGGACGCCCGCGCCGACCGCTCGCCCGGCGAATTCTATCAGCTCGACGTCGAGATGAGCTTCGTCACCCAGGAGGACGTCTTCTCCGCCATCGAGCCGGTGCTGCGCGGGCTGTTTGAAGAATTCTCGGGCGGCAAGCCGGTGACGCAGAGCTTCCCGCGCATTCCGTACAAAGAGGCGATGCTCAAATACGGCTCCGACAAGCCGGATCTGCGCAATCCGCTGGTCATCGTCGACGTTTCGGAAGAATTCGCCCGCGAGGACGTCTCCTTCAAGGCCTTCAAGGGCAAGACCGTGCGCGCCATTCCGGCGCCGGGGGCCGCCGGCCAGCCGCGCAGCTTCTTCGACAAGCTCAACGACTGGGCGCGCGGCGAAGGCGCGCCGGGCCTCGGCTATGTCATCTTCGAGGAAGAGAACGGCGCGCTTTCCGGCAAGGGGCCGATCGCCAAATTCATCCCTGCCGAGGCTCAGGCCGCCATCGCCGCCAAGGCCGGCGTGAAGGCCGGCGACGCCGTGTTCTTCTCGGCGGGCGAGGAGGGCGCCGCGGTCAAGCTCGCCGGCGCGGCGCGGCAGCGGATCGGCTCGGAACTCGGCCTCTCCAAGACCGACGTGTTCGAGTTCTGCTGGATCGTCGACTTCCCAATGTACGAGTGGAACGAGGAAGAGAAGAAAATCGACTTCTCGCACAACCCGTTCTCCATGCCGCAGGGTGGGCTCGACGCGCTCGACATGGAAGATCCGCTCAACATCTATGCCTGGCAGTACGACATCGTCTGCAATGGTATCGAGCTGTCTTCGGGCGCGATCAGAAACCACCGTCCCGACATCATGCGCCGCGCTTTCGAGATCGCGGGCTATGACGAGGACGTGCTCATCGAAAAATTCGGCGGCATGTATCGCGCCTTCCAATATGGCGCCCCGCCGCATGGCGGCATCGCGCCGGGCGTCGACCGCATCGTCATGCTGCTGGCCGGCGAGGAAAACCTGCGCGAGGTGACTTTGTTCCCGCTCAACCAGCGCGCCGAGGACCCGCTGATGGGCGCGCCTTCTCCGGCCACCAACAAGCAGCTGCGCGAACTGCATATAAGGGTGAACCTGCCGGAGAAGACGGCGCAGTAA